From the Cololabis saira isolate AMF1-May2022 chromosome 24, fColSai1.1, whole genome shotgun sequence genome, the window TCAGCTTGTAGATGTTGTACATAACCCCAGATCTTCAGATACCGTTTGGGTCTACAAACGGTGCTACATTAGGCAGGTTTTGCTCTGTCGTGTTACAGTGGCTCAGAAGTGGCCCAAAGGATCTGGGTCTCGGGTTTTTGTGGGTAAGTGCTGCATCGATTAGATGTGGTCCTAATCCCACAGGCCATCTTGGATAGGGGTTAAGTCCAGGTGTGGTCCAAAGAAAAGGCCGATTTGGGCCATTTCTGATGGACATGTTGCAGCTGCATTCACAGTGTTGATGCTGTCAGTCAATCTAGAACTGCATTTATGGACTGAAGTTTTTGGGAGTTTTTGGTCTACTTTGACCTCTTATCGATGCCGGTGCCAGCTGTTTGGCACCAGGTCCAGGCTTTCATTCAGTGGAAATGTGTGAAACTACGTCCAGAGAAGGCGCTGACACCTGAGCCTCCTCAAAGAACCCCTGACATTAACATTTTAACCCTCATCTCTTGAGGGTTTAACTTCCATGTCTGTGTCCAGGTCTGCTCCACGCAGGCGACCGGATCATCGAGGTGAACGGGTTCCCTGTGGACGGCTTGGAGCCTGAACAAGTGATCCAAGTGGTGGTGAGTCTTTTGCTGCTACGTCAGTGACtaagtttacatgcagtcaaaattcggctaatattccggttactgaaacattcagaattatctgtttccatgcgtgagcaaacagggttatccctgtttacatggtaattaatcatttgggatatctggatcaaaccagcgacgcacagagaacatgatgacgcaattcccgtcatttccacttcttcttcctgtatccaaattcaaaacaaatgctgcatcgcgcaacttttctctcaccttcttgtaaatcttctatcccggtactttctaccgtctacaaatgcagaaatgttcatatccttcattacatttatgaagtgattagtctcctcctggtcttggtttctccgtgtttagaagaacttcctggactcaaaagaccaggattccttgtgaacagagcatgtgcagaaaacacattcctgttcagtttggtgtttacatgacccaatattcaggttttaaaaggagtaacccagggctcatattcaggtttttaaaaacctgaatatgagcaaattctggttattcaaaggggttattggtttTTACATGCCCATGCAAAttccgggttattgccaatattggggttttaaaagagttatttgactgcatgtaaacgcagtcagtgtcaTCTTATTAACTTCCACTTGTGTCCTACTACTTAGTTTAATGTTTATTAATCCACCTTGTTCTTTCACCCCCTAATCAGCAAGCTCGGTCACACGGGACCATCATGTTTAAAGTCATTCCCATCACCGAGAGGCCGGTCCACAACCAGTTGATGGTATGTCACATTCACGCCTGCGTCGTCTTTAGTTGAACTCAAACAAACGTCCCAACGTCTCCACCTGTGGTTTCAGCTGTACGTGCGGGCCATGACGGACTACAGCCCCCAGCAGGACCCCACCATCCCCTGCGCCGACGCCGGGATGAGCTTCAGGAAGGGGGAGGTCCTGGAGATCGTGGACCAGACTGACGCCCTCTGGTGGCAGGCCAAGAAACTTCCCAGCAGCACAGCCTGCGCAGGACTCATCCCGTCCACCAACCTGCTCAAGAGGTCAGAGGGAGAGCATTTACTTCATTTACACCCTTTTTAACACTGTTTAGTGATGCCACTCCGGACCACGTGGGGCTCAGAGATCTGCTGCACTGACACGTGGTGACATGCGGAGAGCTCACTTGGTTAAACGGTCGTCATCCGTTTTTTTCCATTATTTATTTGAGCATAAAatcaaaaactgaaaacaattagtcattatctttttttccattgtaGTTATAAATACTGAGaaaattagttgtttttttctgttttcttacttttggtttattttgaaaaacgaCTGAACGAATGATTCACGGATTCCCACAAAAACTCAGGAATATTCGTGGTTGGTATCTGTGACATATCGCAAACTATTTTATCCATTCATTATTGGTTTTATTCATCCCAAAGTCCCGCATTTCAATGAGATTAAAAGTCACAATAGCAAACTTGAAATCTGGAGTAGTGGAGGTATAAAAATACACGGCTCCAAACGACCAAATTGATGAAGAACGGCGACTGCATGCGGGCAATCTTGACTCTCTTCTGATATGCTGCCCTCATGTGGTCAGGACTGATATTGTTGCATAGAGTGCCTTTAAAAACTTGCATTGAGTTTTAAATgactaaataaaagaaaaagttcaAGAATTTTAAGCAATATGACATGATTTTCATTTTTTAGAGATTCAAAATAGAGAAAGAGGCTAAAGATGGACCTTCCTACATCACTGATGCTCACAACATTTACAACATGATGGTGATCAGCTTATGAAATGCAGCTACTTTATTTACCTTCCTATTTTTATGTTATTACACCCCAACTTTTTGACATAAATGTTTTTACCAAGGATAAAGTGTGTGAGTTCTTTGGGATCGTCTGGTTTCTCTGCATCAATTTCATCACGTCATGTCTTTCATGGTTAAACCCAACGTCCTTTAATGTGTCGTTGTGAAAACCTGTGGTTTTATTCTGAGTTATGCTTTTATTAAAAGCTGCTGAATTAAAGCTGAAGCTGTGTGTTGTAACAGGAAGCAGAAGGAGTCCTGGTGGTCTCAGCCTTACCAACCGCATGCCTGCATACAGACCCGTGAGTCCCACTCTCTTTTCTTACACTTTAAATCCTCCATTCAACTTCATAGctgagttttctttttgttttgcttccCGCTTACTGAAGTGAGCACCGTAGACGAAGGTACGGCTGGAGAATATACTCCTGTAATGATTTATAGGTTTAACTGCAAATCTCATAATTTTAATTTCTTCCCACACAGAAGACGACATGATGGCCATCGATGagaggtgtgttgaagcaggtaAAGTCTCTTTCTGCAGATTTAATCATCCGTTGCTTCATGTTTTTGCTTCTTGGTGTCTAATTtctgtgttttctctttttgagACAGACGAAGAGGCGTTTGAATCCGGTAGGTAAGTCTTTGTTGACCGCGTTGGGTTCGTGTCTGACTTCAAGTCCCTCCGTCCTCTTTTCCCTCATCTAAAAAATCTGCTGCTGTTTCTTTTGCAAATCTTCCCGGCGTCTGCTGGGGAAATGCCAGAGGAGTTCAGAGAAGGTGCGAAAACTTGAAACGCTTGAACTTATTTGGGCTTGTGTGGAGAAGCttggttgccatggcaactgAGTTGGGGTTTAAGGTTCCTCTCTGTATGGATCAGCTCAGAACTAGAAGGCAGATTTCTGTTCTGGAgagcaaatatacaggactgtctcagaaaattagaatattgtgatagtcttaagtcctttattttctgtaatgcaaaaattgtcatacattctggattaattacaaatcaactgaaatattgcaagccttttattattttaatattgctgatcatggcttacagcttgagaaaactcaaatatcctatctcaaaaaattagaatattctgggaatcttaatcttaaactgtaagccataatcagcaatattaaaataataaaaggcttgcaatatttcagttgatttgtaatgaatccagaatgtatgacatttgagtttttttaattgcattacagaaaataaagaactttatcacaatattctaattttctgtgacagtcctgtatttgtggatttgttttctgcacttcTTTGAAGCTGTTTCTCAGCATTTTAGGtcataaatgtaattttaaagaCCTTATTTGAgcttattgtgttttttttcaccataTTTTCCAACCCTCTCCCTAATTTACCTCCGTGTTTCTGCTCTGCTCCTCCGCCTGCCCGTCCAGACGAGGGTGACTTCAGCAGCAACATTGAGGGAGTGTATTTGGGTGAGTGTCTGACCTCAGGGGCAGATTTGCAGCAGCTGTTATTCCAGCGTGGGCTCGCATCCTGATCTCTCTGATTCCCCCTTCAGCGGGCTTCCGGCGCAGCATGCGTCTGTGCCGGCGGCACTGTCACAGCACCACCCAGCCGTCCTGCCACACCCGCTGCCCCAGCAGCTGCAACAGCGCCCTCAACAGCCCCTACGAGGAGGTGGTGCGCTACCAGCGCCTCCCGGAGGACACGCACCGCCTCATCGCTCTCCTAGGTACAGACACAGGCTGCTTCACGCTGCACCTCTTAGGATTCTGCACCTGTAACATATTTTGACATCTTACATGTGAGCACATGACACCATGTTCTCCAGGTCCGTGTGGAGTTGGTGTGAATGAACTTCGGAGGCGCCTGATCGAAATGAACCCCAACATCTTCCAGGGAACTGTACCTCGTACGTACCGGCTGTCATCATCTGTTCAGTTTACATTCACCtgaatcaggggtcggcaacacaaaatgttgaaagagccatattggaccaaaaaagcaaaaaacaaatatgtctggagccgcaaaaaattaaaagtcttgtttaagccttagaatgaagacaacacatgctgtatgtatctatataAGTTATATTATTAACATTCAGGCagtgaatgcaaatgattcggtccaagaaacgttgaatcctcttttctcctcagttatttttctctttttccctttggaaacaatccctttggccggtttgtttccaacagctcctgcctggcgccccctgctggtagaaacgtGTGTCGCAGGCTCCGACGCtaatcttcgttaacagaaatgttgaaatttaatatttattctacacatttttacagcatggaaaacgttaagaatgtttgtgtcatgtttgtcctacagaaaccatattaaaacaaaaaatatatttccctgccccatctatttccattttcaaacatttttgaaaatgctccagggagccactagggcggcactaaagagccgcatgcagctctagagccgcgggttgccgacgccCAACCTGAATGATGAAATAATGAATTGCAACACATGAAAAGGTGCTGGAACTAAATTGTGGGTCACATGATCTTGATAATTAGCTAATAAGAGctaataagattctgctcccgtcgttacgtaacaacgggcgcgatttacatctgttggcctccgatgcgtaaaaccacgcccacaactaactctggccggaacaacaacaactaactccaccggccggagcttccgccattttttcgtagcggtgtatcgcgtcattcaggcagccaatcagcacagagcctcattatcatagccccgcccactcagaatcctgcatagataatgaggttagagaatgagaagataaagacatggatcagaggctgaatttctaatttatttagcaaaaacaatcaaaagcttgtttttaagacattcaaagcctgtttaaaataggtattagatgccataataggtcccctttaaataaagtatttttgaatttaatttgttCAGTTTTCTCAGATTTAGTATCAACCTTGTTTTTTAATTCCATGTCTTTTTatgtaaaaatacaataaaaaaggaTTTGATAATAGTGGGTGTTAGCATCAAGAAAATGTAACCACAGATGGACAACAACATAACTTTATTTCACCGTCACTCCATTATTTCTTTGCCAACAAAGAAAATAAGTGGGCAATACCAAGTACCCCCACAATTCTCCCTCTAACGTAATAACTCAAACAAATGTTTTTCGGTAAGGCTTTATTAGTTTCTCACATCCAACATCCAGAAGACTCAGTTTTGAGAACCTCATTTACACTCCCATGTTCTTTTTAAACGGAAGACGCTTCCTCCTGGAAACCAAACAATCCCAACTGTTTCAGTCTTTTTCTGATTTCCCTCTCATAGACTTAAACATCAGATATTGTCAGTGAGGACTGTAGAGACTCTGAATAGTTTGGgttctgttgtttgttttgtttttgcatttatCTGAACATTGTGATCTTGAGGTAAATCTGCTCCGACATCTGCTCCTGGAAACATTGACAACAGATTTGGTTTATAAGCCTTTCCACATTAATATGCAGCAACAATtgtttttttaacccttgtactgtccttgggtcaaaatgacctaattctcttgtccttcttcccttcctccttccttccttccttccttccttccttccttccttccttccttccttccttccttccttccttccttccttccttccttccttccttccttctttccttccttccttccttccttccttccttccttctttccttctttcctcctgctctctccttccttcttcccttcctcttttcttccttccttccttccttccttccctccttccttctttcatcccttccttattttctcccttccatccatccatcttttcttccttccttccttccttccttccttccttccttccttccttccttccttccttccttccttccttccttccttccttccttccttccttccttccttccttccttccttccttcctttttcccttccttccttctttcctcctgctctctccttccttcttcccttaatcttttctcccttccttccttctttccttgttttccttccttccttccttccttccttccttccttctttcctcccttccttattttctcccctccttccttctttctttccttcttttcattcttctttcctcccttcttctcttggtccttccttgacccgaagacagcacaagggttaaaagaccaatacttatgtctttccctcttggtgtTGCATTATCACAGATCTGAATACTCCAAACccaaaatatgttttttatggAGGCCTTTACACCTGCTGGTGACTAACAGCACCTGGCTGCAGCTTATCCTAAATCCTATTGTTTCtggcttcatttttattaaataatccCACAGTTATAATAAAAGTTATATGTTTGCTTAAAATTAAAACCCCTCTGCAATCAGAGGATTTGTTATGCTGTTTAAAAAAGGGTTTAAAAGAGAGAGGATGCTGATTTTTCTGCATGACTGTAAAAGTGTGTGTCCCTCATCAGACACGACCAGAGCGCCCAGAGGATACGAGGAATCCGGGCGGGAATATCACTTCACCAGTCGAGAAGTCTTCGACAACATGGTTTATAACAACAGGTAGAACTGTGgcctttgtttttattgtctgtttAGAGCAGAATCAAACTCGATACAGTCTGCAATGCTGAACATTCACGTTACTCTTAAGGTCACTGTCAGAGCTACAAGAGCTTGTGAATCATTTAAAAACCACCAACGTGAATATACCCACAGGTTCCTGGAGTACGCCGAGTATAAAGGGAATCTGTACGGCACCAGCATCGAGTGTGCGCGGCAAGTGTTAAATGGCAGGAAGATCTGCGTCATCGACATTGAGCCAAACGTGAGAACCGCTCAGAATAAACCATTGCCGTTATCAGAAGTGTTGTTGATTTGGCTTCGTCTCACCACTCAGGCCATTCATGCAGTGAGGTCGCACGAGCTGAGGGGCTACATCATCTACGTGAAGCCTCCGCCTCTGGAGCGGCTCAGAGAGACCAGACGGGACTCGTACATCACCACCAACTACTACGTCAACCGACCGTTCAAAGTACGCCGTCTGAGCAgcaccatttttatttaaatatggTTTAAGTTGCCCGTTTTAGTACTTTCAGCACACTTTTTAACACTTTGAAAACTATTTCTGGCAGGCACCTAGGCGTCtgttatagtttttttttgttgttttgggttttttaaaaacataaatgtcacTTTTAGGTTCCTAAATAATTTCACAGTGAG encodes:
- the mpp4b gene encoding MAGUK p55 subfamily member 4 isoform X2 is translated as MRQAVEAQMVNPKFELGEQGLRQVLSDVIDEVRRSISQDIDGAEVLHSLLNAPWLQSLLKVYECLQRFLRDAPTPALDYASGLSLQLQMDIRSSPRCSEDARELYQLLRQPDLQALLSAHDTVAQKDYEPVLPPMPDELPEDEEATRIVCLVKNKQPLGATIKRNDVTGEIFVARVIHGGLADRSGLLHAGDRIIEVNGFPVDGLEPEQVIQVVQARSHGTIMFKVIPITERPVHNQLMLYVRAMTDYSPQQDPTIPCADAGMSFRKGEVLEIVDQTDALWWQAKKLPSSTACAGLIPSTNLLKRKQKESWWSQPYQPHACIQTQDDMMAIDERCVEADEEAFESEEFREDEGDFSSNIEGVYLAGFRRSMRLCRRHCHSTTQPSCHTRCPSSCNSALNSPYEEVVRYQRLPEDTHRLIALLGPCGVGVNELRRRLIEMNPNIFQGTVPHTTRAPRGYEESGREYHFTSREVFDNMVYNNRFLEYAEYKGNLYGTSIECARQVLNGRKICVIDIEPNAIHAVRSHELRGYIIYVKPPPLERLRETRRDSYITTNYYVNRPFKEEDFQEMEEAARKIESQYWQYFDHVIVNDELQDSCVQLLTAVTRAQDEPQWVPASWIRPTAGS
- the mpp4b gene encoding MAGUK p55 subfamily member 4 isoform X1, with the protein product MRQAVEAQMVNPKFELGEQGLRQVLSDVIDEVRRSISQDIDGAEVLHSLLNAPWLQSLLKVYECLQRFLRDAPTPALDYASGLSLQLQMDIRSSPRCSEDARELYQLLRQPDLQALLSAHDTVAQKDYEPVLPPMPDELPEDEEATRIVCLVKNKQPLGATIKRNDVTGEIFVARVIHGGLADRSGLLHAGDRIIEVNGFPVDGLEPEQVIQVVQARSHGTIMFKVIPITERPVHNQLMLYVRAMTDYSPQQDPTIPCADAGMSFRKGEVLEIVDQTDALWWQAKKLPSSTACAGLIPSTNLLKRKQKESWWSQPYQPHACIQTLSTVDEEDDMMAIDERCVEADEEAFESEEFREDEGDFSSNIEGVYLAGFRRSMRLCRRHCHSTTQPSCHTRCPSSCNSALNSPYEEVVRYQRLPEDTHRLIALLGPCGVGVNELRRRLIEMNPNIFQGTVPHTTRAPRGYEESGREYHFTSREVFDNMVYNNRFLEYAEYKGNLYGTSIECARQVLNGRKICVIDIEPNAIHAVRSHELRGYIIYVKPPPLERLRETRRDSYITTNYYVNRPFKEEDFQEMEEAARKIESQYWQYFDHVIVNDELQDSCVQLLTAVTRAQDEPQWVPASWIRPTAGS